Proteins from one Chroococcidiopsis sp. CCMEE 29 genomic window:
- a CDS encoding FAD-dependent oxidoreductase produces the protein MKRRRIVAFSLTLCSTFLSSSTLSALAAPPRTPDQTVDCEILVVGGGLSGVATAYEGLLAGRTVCLTEITDWVGGQISAQGTSALDERPTQRLQLFYSRGYLELRDRIRRKYRELNPGDCWVSDSCFLPRDGHRILSDMLNNAARKGRGQLKWFPSTAIKELAITPSGGGQIIQSAIAIQHRPAKGAPPLNTEPLSQTIEDAYRYENSPRFEKNILRFVPAKVKGEKKDSLSPTWYVIDATETGELIALADVPYQLGIDARSYLEPSASSATNDPYCTQGFTYTFAMEATREPQTHRMPPFYPQYSGYYSYELSRLASFPLVFTYRRIWSPDEGEPMEFGGVKFTAPAPRDISMQNWTWGNDFRPGTAADNLIYTRNQLQATGQLKPGGWMGGLRTESLRKAEEIAQGYFYWLVAGITDSQLGDGVKQPQPNNRYLAGLDSPMGTVHGLSKYPYMREARRIVGRPSWGHPQGFALWEIDISRRDYKDDYYRQTLSADTYRRLKAALAGLETTAVIAGTQSPEQTMRRTRSTIFPDSVGIGHYAIDFHPCMVFSPPERPGNIERPGERRGAGQAYPFQIPLRAMIPQKIDNMLVAGKSIATSHIAAAAYRVHSFEWSAGAAAGTTAAFALEQAIAPYQLVAQLPLREPQLEALQRRLEENGNPTAFPDTSIFNENWESWR, from the coding sequence ATGAAGCGTAGACGCATAGTAGCTTTTAGCCTCACTCTTTGCTCGACTTTCCTCTCATCATCCACACTTTCTGCTCTTGCTGCACCACCGAGAACCCCAGACCAAACTGTAGATTGTGAAATTTTAGTCGTGGGGGGTGGACTCTCCGGCGTTGCCACAGCCTACGAAGGATTACTGGCTGGACGAACCGTATGCTTGACTGAAATTACCGATTGGGTTGGAGGACAAATTTCTGCTCAGGGAACTTCGGCACTCGACGAACGACCAACCCAGCGATTGCAGTTGTTCTACTCGCGCGGTTACTTAGAATTGCGAGACCGCATTAGGCGCAAGTATCGGGAGTTAAATCCGGGTGACTGCTGGGTCAGTGATTCCTGCTTTCTGCCCCGCGATGGTCACAGAATCCTGTCTGACATGTTGAACAACGCCGCCCGAAAAGGCAGAGGTCAGCTAAAATGGTTTCCCTCCACGGCGATCAAGGAATTGGCAATCACTCCATCTGGCGGAGGGCAGATCATTCAAAGTGCGATCGCCATTCAACATCGACCAGCAAAAGGTGCACCCCCGCTCAATACTGAACCTCTGTCTCAAACCATTGAAGATGCGTATCGGTACGAAAACTCTCCTCGATTTGAAAAAAACATTCTGCGTTTCGTGCCTGCGAAGGTGAAGGGCGAGAAGAAAGATTCTCTCTCACCTACCTGGTATGTGATAGACGCAACTGAAACCGGAGAATTAATTGCCCTTGCTGATGTTCCCTACCAACTTGGGATTGATGCGCGCTCTTACTTAGAGCCATCTGCTTCTAGTGCCACTAACGATCCTTATTGCACACAGGGCTTTACTTATACTTTTGCCATGGAGGCAACGAGGGAACCCCAAACCCATAGAATGCCACCATTTTATCCTCAGTATTCTGGTTATTACAGTTATGAATTATCGCGATTAGCCAGCTTTCCCTTGGTTTTCACTTACCGCCGGATTTGGAGTCCTGATGAAGGCGAACCAATGGAATTCGGTGGAGTCAAATTTACCGCTCCAGCACCACGCGACATCTCGATGCAAAATTGGACTTGGGGCAACGACTTTCGTCCAGGCACTGCCGCAGACAACTTGATCTACACTCGCAACCAGCTGCAAGCTACTGGACAGCTAAAACCAGGTGGCTGGATGGGTGGACTACGGACAGAGAGCTTACGTAAGGCGGAAGAAATTGCTCAGGGTTACTTCTACTGGCTCGTAGCTGGAATTACAGATTCCCAGCTGGGGGATGGTGTCAAGCAGCCACAACCGAATAACCGATATTTGGCTGGACTAGATTCCCCGATGGGGACAGTGCATGGACTATCCAAGTATCCCTATATGCGGGAAGCACGCCGGATCGTTGGACGACCTAGCTGGGGCCATCCTCAAGGCTTTGCCTTGTGGGAAATTGATATTTCTCGGCGCGACTACAAAGACGACTACTACCGCCAAACTCTATCAGCAGATACGTATCGCCGTTTAAAAGCGGCACTGGCAGGGCTGGAAACAACAGCAGTAATTGCAGGAACTCAGTCTCCAGAGCAAACAATGCGGCGCACGCGCTCCACCATCTTCCCCGATTCTGTAGGTATTGGCCACTATGCGATTGACTTCCATCCCTGTATGGTTTTCAGTCCACCAGAACGGCCTGGTAATATTGAGCGTCCCGGTGAACGGCGCGGCGCGGGTCAAGCCTATCCCTTCCAAATTCCCCTGCGGGCGATGATTCCCCAGAAAATCGATAACATGTTAGTAGCTGGTAAAAGTATTGCTACCAGCCATATTGCAGCAGCAGCCTATCGGGTACATTCATTTGAATGGTCAGCAGGGGCAGCCGCTGGAACTACAGCGGCTTTTGCTTTAGAACAGGCGATCGCACCTTACCAGCTAGTGGCTCAATTACCGCTACGAGAACCACAATTGGAAGCCTTGCAACGCCGCCTAGAGGAAAATGGCAATCCCACCGCCTTTCCCGATACCTCAATTTTCAATGAAAACTGGGAAAGCTGGCGGTAG
- the clpS gene encoding ATP-dependent Clp protease adapter ClpS: protein MTIYAMTASPTVAPERSSQVTTQKYPNYKVIVLNDDFNTFEHVAACLMKYIPDVTSDRAWELTNQVHYEGQAIVWIGPQEQAELYHQQLRRAGLTMAPLEAA, encoded by the coding sequence ATGACTATTTACGCAATGACAGCTTCACCGACGGTAGCTCCTGAACGATCCAGTCAAGTTACCACCCAAAAGTATCCCAATTACAAGGTGATTGTGTTGAATGATGACTTCAACACATTTGAACATGTAGCTGCGTGCTTGATGAAGTATATTCCTGATGTAACAAGCGATCGCGCTTGGGAACTCACTAACCAAGTACACTATGAAGGTCAAGCTATTGTCTGGATCGGACCTCAAGAGCAAGCGGAACTGTATCACCAGCAATTGAGGCGTGCAGGTCTAACAATGGCTCCTCTAGAGGCAGCTTGA
- a CDS encoding DUF2103 domain-containing protein, translated as MANPASGRLVLNHSTHLPKLIQVLERLTKLDGIQTITPGVIGRVKGHAPRMQLRISVPIRGGFKVIARQGKTVQEVFILTTLSQDKLEDAIAIALKHQ; from the coding sequence ATGGCAAATCCCGCCAGCGGTAGACTCGTTCTGAATCACTCCACTCACCTTCCCAAACTCATCCAAGTTTTAGAGCGCCTTACTAAGCTGGATGGGATTCAAACTATTACGCCTGGGGTGATTGGGCGGGTTAAAGGTCATGCCCCTCGAATGCAGTTACGAATTTCTGTACCGATTCGGGGGGGATTTAAAGTGATCGCCCGGCAGGGTAAGACCGTTCAAGAAGTATTTATCCTGACTACTTTGAGCCAGGATAAACTGGAGGACGCGATCGCGATCGCTTTAAAACATCAATAA
- a CDS encoding class I SAM-dependent methyltransferase: MTTQTFDPAKADAFAARMLDILNSSAISLMTSIGHRTELFDTMAELPPSTSRQIADAAGLNERYVREWLGAMVTGRFVDYDPNHKTYSLPAEHAAFLTRAAASDNIAPFAQYFPVLGAVEEQIIDCFYKGGGVPYSEFKRFHAVMAEDSGQTTVSALFDHVLPLIPGLTEALQQGITVLDVGCGSGRAMNKLAQAFPNSQFTGYDFSGEAIANANAEAQSRKLSNIQFQVKDAATLDERDRYHFITTFDAIHDQAKPDVVLQNIYNALRPDGVYLMQDIRAATDVSGNLEHPIAPFLYTISCLHCMTVSLAYGGMGLGAMWGQEKALEMLSEAGFTQVEIKQLAHDFQNDYYIARK, encoded by the coding sequence ATGACAACTCAAACATTCGACCCAGCCAAAGCAGACGCATTTGCAGCACGAATGCTGGATATCCTGAATAGCAGCGCGATCTCCCTGATGACCTCAATCGGGCACCGCACCGAATTGTTTGACACAATGGCAGAATTGCCGCCTTCTACCAGTCGGCAAATTGCCGATGCCGCCGGACTCAACGAACGCTACGTGCGAGAATGGCTCGGCGCAATGGTGACAGGTCGGTTTGTGGACTATGACCCGAACCACAAAACCTACTCCTTGCCTGCGGAACATGCCGCATTCTTAACCAGAGCGGCAGCTTCTGACAACATTGCCCCTTTTGCTCAATACTTTCCCGTGTTGGGAGCGGTGGAAGAACAAATTATCGATTGCTTCTACAAAGGGGGCGGGGTTCCCTATTCCGAGTTCAAACGATTCCATGCGGTGATGGCAGAAGATAGCGGTCAAACGACAGTATCAGCGCTATTTGATCATGTGCTGCCGCTGATTCCCGGACTGACCGAAGCTTTGCAACAAGGAATTACCGTGCTGGATGTGGGTTGTGGCAGCGGACGGGCAATGAATAAACTGGCGCAAGCCTTTCCCAATAGTCAATTCACTGGCTATGACTTTTCGGGAGAGGCGATCGCCAATGCCAACGCCGAAGCCCAATCGCGAAAACTGAGTAATATCCAATTTCAGGTCAAGGATGCGGCAACGTTGGATGAACGCGATCGCTACCATTTCATCACCACATTTGATGCGATTCACGACCAGGCGAAACCCGACGTGGTGTTGCAAAACATCTACAACGCACTGCGCCCGGATGGCGTTTATTTGATGCAAGACATCCGCGCTGCAACCGATGTGAGTGGCAACCTGGAACATCCGATTGCACCGTTCCTCTACACCATTTCCTGTCTGCATTGTATGACTGTTTCTCTGGCATACGGCGGCATGGGATTGGGAGCAATGTGGGGGCAGGAAAAAGCGCTGGAAATGCTAAGCGAAGCCGGATTCACCCAGGTTGAAATCAAGCAATTGGCGCACGATTTCCAGAACGACTACTACATCGCGCGTAAATAA
- a CDS encoding IS1 family transposase, whose translation MLEPRIKLLARKTICFSKKTAIHGLVIGLFINRL comes from the coding sequence TTGTTAGAACCACGTATTAAACTTTTAGCCCGGAAAACGATTTGTTTTTCTAAAAAGACTGCTATACACGGCTTGGTAATTGGGCTATTTATTAACCGATTATGA
- a CDS encoding molybdenum cofactor biosynthesis protein MoaE, whose protein sequence is MINSEFTTSLASPIKAKAEDSFAITLAPLSLEEVYTLADDPGNGAVVVMSGTVRNQTDGKPVVALEYQAYEPMAIQVFRQIAVDIRHTWDDVNRVVIHHRIGQLRIGTISVLVAVGCPHRSEAFEACRYAIDTLKHNAPIWKKEWWEDGSSNWVSIGACETQGTEC, encoded by the coding sequence GTGATCAATTCTGAATTTACCACTTCCCTAGCCTCCCCGATTAAAGCAAAAGCAGAAGATAGCTTTGCGATTACTCTTGCTCCTTTGTCTCTGGAGGAAGTTTACACGCTGGCAGATGACCCTGGTAATGGGGCTGTAGTGGTTATGAGTGGGACGGTTCGCAATCAAACTGATGGTAAACCTGTCGTGGCACTGGAATATCAAGCCTATGAACCAATGGCAATCCAGGTGTTCCGTCAAATTGCCGTTGATATTCGCCACACCTGGGATGATGTGAATCGGGTCGTGATTCATCATCGGATTGGGCAGTTGCGGATTGGGACAATCAGCGTTCTGGTAGCAGTGGGGTGTCCCCATCGTTCAGAAGCATTTGAAGCTTGCCGCTATGCTATTGATACGCTGAAACACAATGCCCCAATTTGGAAGAAAGAGTGGTGGGAAGATGGTTCTAGCAACTGGGTTAGTATCGGCGCTTGTGAAACCCAGGGAACAGAATGTTAA
- the uvrB gene encoding excinuclease ABC subunit UvrB, whose protein sequence is MTQFNLQAPFQPTGDQPQAIAKLASSIQSSHRYQTLLGATGTGKTFSVAAVIEKIGKPTLVLAHNKTLAAQLCNELREFFPSNAVEYFVSYYDYYQPEAYLPVTDTYIEKSASINDEIDMLRHSATRSLFERRDVIVVASISCIYGLGIPSEYLKAAIPLQMGMEVNQRQILRDLASVQYSRNDLEMGRGRFRVRGDVLEIGPAYEDRIIRVEFFGDEIDAIRYVDPVTGEIIKSVEAVNIYPARHFVTPEERLEEACNAIEQELQQRRSQLEQAGKLLEAQRIDQRTRYDLEMLREVGYCNGVENYSRHLAGRKAGEPPECLIDYFPKDWLLVIDESHVTVPQIRGMYNGDQARKKVLIEHGFRLPSAADNRPLKAEEFWEKVSQCIFVSATPGNWELEISEDRVVEQVIRPTGVVDPEIFVRPTGGQIDDLLGEIKERLDRRERVLITTLTKRMAEDLTEYLQDQGIRVRYLHSEINSIQRIEILQDLREGDFDVLIGVNLLREGLDLPEVSLVAILDADKEGFLRAERSLIQTIGRAARHVRGQAILYADNLTDSMAKAIEETDRRRAIQLEYNEKHGITPQPIVKKSSNAILSFLEVSRRLNATELETVYEQVEELPLEQIPEVIIQLEGQMKEAAKNLEFEEAAKYRDRIKHLRDKLLGHRP, encoded by the coding sequence ATGACGCAGTTTAATCTCCAAGCTCCCTTTCAGCCAACAGGCGATCAACCTCAGGCGATCGCCAAACTTGCTAGCAGCATCCAATCTAGTCACCGCTACCAAACCCTATTGGGAGCCACGGGAACTGGCAAAACCTTCTCAGTTGCCGCAGTGATTGAAAAAATTGGCAAACCAACCCTGGTTTTAGCTCACAATAAAACCCTAGCTGCCCAACTGTGTAATGAGTTACGGGAATTCTTTCCGAGTAACGCGGTGGAATATTTTGTCAGTTACTACGATTACTATCAACCAGAAGCTTATCTCCCCGTCACGGATACATATATAGAGAAGAGCGCCTCAATCAACGATGAGATTGATATGCTACGGCACTCGGCGACGCGATCGCTGTTTGAACGTCGTGATGTGATTGTCGTTGCTTCCATCAGCTGCATCTATGGACTTGGCATTCCATCTGAGTACCTGAAAGCCGCTATTCCCCTGCAAATGGGCATGGAAGTCAATCAACGCCAGATCCTCCGGGATTTGGCATCGGTGCAGTACAGTCGCAACGATCTAGAAATGGGTCGGGGACGGTTCCGAGTTCGGGGTGACGTATTAGAGATTGGTCCGGCTTACGAAGATCGCATTATTCGGGTGGAATTCTTTGGCGATGAAATTGATGCCATTCGTTACGTTGACCCGGTAACTGGGGAAATTATCAAGAGTGTAGAAGCTGTCAATATTTATCCAGCTCGTCACTTTGTCACACCCGAGGAACGACTAGAGGAAGCTTGTAATGCAATTGAGCAGGAATTACAACAGCGGCGCTCTCAATTAGAGCAAGCTGGGAAGTTATTGGAGGCACAACGGATCGATCAGCGGACTCGGTATGACTTGGAAATGCTGCGCGAAGTTGGTTATTGCAACGGTGTGGAGAATTATTCCCGTCACTTAGCTGGGCGCAAAGCTGGCGAACCGCCAGAATGTTTGATTGACTATTTCCCCAAAGATTGGCTGCTGGTGATAGATGAATCTCATGTGACAGTGCCACAAATTCGCGGCATGTATAACGGCGACCAAGCCCGGAAAAAGGTGTTGATTGAGCATGGATTTCGCCTACCGAGTGCTGCTGATAACCGACCTCTCAAGGCAGAAGAGTTTTGGGAAAAGGTAAGCCAGTGTATTTTTGTTTCCGCTACGCCCGGAAATTGGGAGTTAGAAATCTCAGAGGATCGGGTTGTGGAACAAGTGATTCGCCCGACTGGGGTAGTCGATCCAGAAATCTTTGTCCGTCCCACAGGGGGTCAAATTGACGATTTGCTAGGGGAAATCAAGGAGCGCCTCGATCGGCGGGAACGGGTGCTGATAACAACCCTAACTAAGCGAATGGCGGAAGATCTGACGGAGTATCTGCAAGATCAAGGAATTCGGGTACGTTATCTGCACTCGGAAATTAACTCGATTCAAAGGATCGAGATTTTACAGGATTTGCGTGAGGGCGACTTTGATGTGTTGATTGGGGTGAACCTGCTCCGGGAAGGGTTGGATTTGCCAGAAGTTTCTTTGGTGGCGATTTTGGATGCAGATAAAGAAGGGTTTTTGCGAGCGGAGCGATCGCTCATTCAAACTATCGGTCGAGCAGCGCGTCACGTTCGGGGGCAAGCGATCCTCTATGCAGATAACCTGACTGATAGTATGGCGAAAGCGATTGAGGAAACCGATCGGCGGCGAGCAATTCAGCTGGAATATAACGAGAAGCACGGAATTACACCCCAGCCAATTGTCAAGAAATCCAGCAATGCAATTTTGTCTTTTTTGGAAGTCTCCCGGCGGTTGAATGCGACCGAGTTGGAAACAGTCTATGAACAGGTAGAAGAACTGCCACTAGAGCAGATTCCGGAAGTGATTATTCAGTTGGAAGGACAGATGAAGGAAGCAGCGAAAAACTTGGAGTTTGAGGAGGCGGCTAAGTACCGCGATCGCATCAAACATCTGCGAGATAAACTGCTAGGTCATCGACCCTGA
- a CDS encoding CsbD family protein encodes MSTEDRAEATGKNIEGKAQEAWGNITGDPEDKAEGKAKQAESEVRHGVEDVKDKVKEKLD; translated from the coding sequence ATGAGCACAGAAGATAGAGCCGAAGCAACAGGCAAAAATATTGAAGGTAAAGCCCAAGAAGCTTGGGGAAATATCACAGGTGATCCTGAAGATAAAGCAGAAGGGAAAGCTAAGCAAGCTGAAAGTGAAGTACGTCATGGTGTAGAAGACGTAAAAGATAAAGTAAAAGAAAAGCTTGATTGA
- a CDS encoding MHYT domain-containing protein produces the protein MTDTGIMTANHNVNLVVLSVLIAVIASYTALDLSGRVTVAQGHVRRLWLTGGAIAMGIGIWSMHFVAMLAYNLPIPMGYDFNIVLASMAVAVLASAVALFVVSRQQMGILALLAGSSVMGLGIAAMHYTGMAAMQLEAIARYEPKLVALSITIAIGASLIALRLGFHLRTETTARGSVRKLGSAIVMGMAIAGMHYTAMAAVSFQQTNQLVEQLPHDMDNSLLGVGIGIATLVLLALALLTSLFDRRISIETARAEALRQSEERFRSLVQNSSDIIAVVSADATVGYKSPSIKRILGYESEKWKKAFEFVHPDDLAKAESLLTNARSYPSVNITDEFRLLHADGQVRDFEVVVNNLLTEPSVAGIVTTYHDTTERKQAEQALQKAYDELEIKVEQRTVELKNANKQLQAEIAERQRAEEALQKAYDELEIRVAERTAELSAANERLQTEIIERQRAEEEVRLLQTMTQAISEAQDFHSALGVALHQVCKATGWDFGEAWIPQPDNTALMCSPARYSSDKRLEEYRKLSEGLTFLPGMGLPGRVWLSQQPEWVKEVSLKSNNISFRPEIATECGLRCGLGIPIVANDQVLAVLVFFMSETCIEDQRLVELVSAVATQLGWVIQRKRAEEEIKQLNQDLQRQTVELEAANKELEAFSYSVSHDLRAPLRAMSGFSRILLNDYAPYLAPEARRYLQMLRDNAQQMGQLIDDLLRFSRLSRSQLKKQSVAPTAIVCQALTELRHEQENRQVEISISDLPVCQADPALLKQVWVNLLGNALKFTRQRAIAQIEVSYQETSDEVVYFIKDNGVGFDMQYAHKLFGVFQRLHRAEDYDGTGVGLAIVWRIIHRHGGRVWAEAELNKGANFYFTLGGNIYNDTDDDRNFVSGRQSQRRGIDTPLLKKQ, from the coding sequence ATGACCGATACAGGCATAATGACAGCAAATCATAATGTAAACCTTGTTGTCCTTTCGGTTCTGATTGCTGTAATAGCCTCCTACACCGCCCTAGATCTGTCGGGTCGGGTAACAGTAGCCCAAGGGCATGTTCGTAGGCTATGGCTGACTGGAGGTGCGATCGCTATGGGAATTGGCATCTGGTCTATGCACTTTGTCGCCATGCTGGCCTATAACCTGCCAATCCCGATGGGATACGACTTCAACATCGTCTTAGCCTCGATGGCAGTGGCAGTTTTAGCTTCCGCAGTCGCTCTATTTGTAGTCAGCCGTCAGCAGATGGGAATATTGGCGCTGCTAGCTGGAAGTTCTGTAATGGGACTTGGGATTGCAGCAATGCACTACACAGGCATGGCAGCGATGCAATTAGAAGCAATCGCCCGGTATGAACCAAAGCTGGTGGCTCTCTCGATCACGATCGCGATTGGTGCATCCCTAATTGCCCTGCGGCTGGGGTTTCATCTACGGACAGAGACAACTGCGCGGGGCAGCGTGCGTAAGCTCGGCAGTGCGATTGTGATGGGGATGGCGATCGCTGGCATGCACTATACTGCGATGGCAGCAGTCAGCTTCCAGCAGACTAATCAATTAGTAGAGCAGTTGCCCCATGATATGGACAATTCTTTACTAGGAGTTGGAATTGGGATTGCCACATTAGTTCTTCTAGCTCTAGCACTGCTGACTTCCCTGTTTGATCGGCGCATCAGTATTGAGACTGCAAGAGCAGAAGCACTGCGCCAAAGCGAAGAGCGCTTCCGTTCCCTGGTACAAAATTCATCAGATATTATTGCGGTTGTCTCAGCCGATGCCACTGTCGGCTATAAAAGTCCGTCCATCAAACGGATTTTAGGTTATGAATCTGAGAAGTGGAAAAAGGCTTTTGAATTCGTACATCCTGACGATCTTGCTAAGGCAGAGAGCCTGTTAACGAATGCTCGTAGTTACCCATCTGTCAACATCACAGATGAATTTCGTTTACTACACGCAGACGGTCAGGTGCGAGATTTTGAGGTTGTTGTCAATAATCTGCTAACTGAGCCGAGTGTGGCTGGTATTGTTACAACTTACCACGACACTACCGAACGCAAACAGGCAGAGCAGGCACTGCAAAAGGCTTATGACGAACTAGAAATCAAAGTAGAGCAGCGTACAGTTGAATTAAAGAATGCCAACAAGCAATTGCAAGCAGAGATCGCCGAGCGCCAGCGAGCGGAAGAAGCGCTGCAAAAAGCTTATGATGAATTAGAAATTAGAGTAGCAGAACGAACAGCTGAATTAAGCGCTGCTAACGAACGATTGCAAACAGAGATTATTGAGCGCCAGCGGGCGGAGGAAGAAGTCCGGCTGTTGCAAACCATGACGCAAGCAATTAGTGAAGCCCAGGATTTTCACTCGGCGCTGGGTGTGGCTCTGCATCAGGTGTGTAAAGCAACCGGCTGGGATTTTGGAGAAGCGTGGATTCCGCAACCCGATAACACAGCTCTCATGTGTAGTCCAGCCCGATATAGCAGTGACAAACGGCTAGAGGAATACAGAAAATTAAGTGAAGGTTTGACATTTTTACCAGGTATGGGTCTGCCGGGACGCGTTTGGTTATCTCAGCAGCCTGAATGGGTTAAGGAAGTTTCACTCAAGTCAAACAATATTTCTTTTCGCCCCGAGATAGCGACTGAATGCGGACTAAGATGCGGTTTAGGAATTCCCATTGTTGCTAACGATCAGGTGTTGGCTGTACTCGTATTTTTCATGTCTGAAACTTGTATAGAGGATCAACGACTGGTTGAACTCGTTTCAGCGGTAGCAACTCAATTGGGATGGGTGATTCAGCGCAAGCGAGCGGAAGAAGAAATCAAACAACTGAATCAAGACTTGCAGCGGCAGACTGTTGAGCTGGAAGCTGCGAATAAAGAACTCGAGGCATTTTCCTATTCTGTTTCCCATGACTTACGAGCGCCGTTGCGTGCTATGAGCGGGTTCTCACGGATTTTGCTCAATGATTACGCCCCATACCTTGCTCCAGAAGCCAGACGCTACTTGCAAATGTTACGGGACAACGCTCAGCAAATGGGCCAATTGATCGACGATCTGCTCAGATTCTCGCGGCTGAGCCGTTCGCAGCTGAAGAAACAGTCAGTCGCGCCTACTGCGATCGTCTGTCAAGCGCTTACAGAGCTACGGCATGAGCAAGAAAACCGGCAGGTCGAAATTTCAATCAGCGATTTGCCCGTCTGTCAGGCTGACCCGGCACTGCTGAAGCAGGTCTGGGTGAACTTGCTGGGCAACGCCCTCAAATTTACTCGCCAACGAGCGATCGCCCAGATTGAAGTTAGCTACCAAGAAACAAGCGACGAAGTTGTCTATTTCATCAAAGACAATGGTGTGGGCTTTGATATGCAGTATGCCCATAAACTCTTTGGCGTATTTCAACGGCTGCATCGGGCGGAGGACTACGATGGCACAGGTGTAGGTCTGGCTATTGTGTGGCGTATCATTCACCGCCACGGTGGTCGCGTTTGGGCAGAAGCAGAACTCAACAAAGGTGCAAATTTCTACTTTACTCTGGGAGGTAACATTTATAATGACACAGACGACGATAGAAATTTTGTTAGTGGAAGACAATCCCAGCGACGTGGAATTGACACTCCACTCCTTAAGAAGCAGTAA
- a CDS encoding response regulator has product MTQTTIEILLVEDNPSDVELTLHSLRSSKVTNHIEVVRDGAEALDFIFCTGPYTHRDFQNSPKLILLDLKLPKVDGIEVLKRVKADSHTCRIPVVVLTSSREDCDIIESYQLGVNSYIVKPVDFEQLAEAVRQLGFYWLLLNQSPLQ; this is encoded by the coding sequence ATGACACAGACGACGATAGAAATTTTGTTAGTGGAAGACAATCCCAGCGACGTGGAATTGACACTCCACTCCTTAAGAAGCAGTAAAGTGACTAATCACATTGAGGTTGTGCGTGACGGTGCTGAAGCGCTGGACTTTATTTTCTGCACTGGACCTTATACACACCGCGATTTTCAGAACAGTCCTAAATTGATTCTGCTTGACCTGAAGCTGCCGAAAGTAGACGGTATAGAAGTGCTAAAGCGTGTCAAGGCCGACTCCCACACCTGCAGGATTCCCGTGGTAGTGCTCACCTCGTCTCGCGAGGATTGCGACATCATTGAGAGTTATCAACTCGGCGTCAACAGTTACATTGTCAAGCCGGTGGACTTTGAACAGTTGGCGGAGGCTGTACGGCAGTTGGGATTTTATTGGCTGCTGCTTAACCAATCTCCGTTGCAGTAG